In Oceanobacillus sp. FSL K6-2867, one DNA window encodes the following:
- a CDS encoding DUF3231 family protein, whose product MNTLLRMTKDNYEEKLFYNNGGFCVDQEKQIRLTSGEISQLNYQYMEESASVCALSYFLEKAEDEEIKSVIEHALKLSQSHVQKVSSILTEEKHKIPLGFSVEGDVDLNAPRLYSDGFVLSFIEQMAGIGLTLLSNSLYTSVRSDITAYYKECLTETMELFDMSKDLLLSKGLYIRAPYVAKNNEIEFVKKQAFMWDVIGEKRPLIASEVASLYSNIQRNALGTATLTGFSQVSQSKEATKFMLRCIEVAKKHIELFSGKLKESNLPVAMTWDADITTSTSYTFSDRLMMYYTTALISLSVGFYGTSTSVSPRMDLGAMYNRLSLEIQKLSEDGANIMIKNQWLEQPPMAPNRKDLAKDN is encoded by the coding sequence ATGAATACTTTACTACGAATGACAAAGGATAACTACGAAGAAAAGTTATTTTACAATAATGGAGGGTTTTGTGTGGATCAGGAAAAACAAATAAGGCTGACTTCGGGAGAAATATCACAGCTTAATTATCAATATATGGAAGAGAGTGCGAGTGTATGCGCATTAAGCTATTTTCTTGAAAAGGCTGAAGATGAGGAAATTAAGTCAGTAATTGAACATGCTTTGAAATTATCTCAATCCCATGTACAAAAAGTCAGTTCGATTCTTACAGAGGAAAAGCATAAAATCCCTCTTGGCTTTTCAGTTGAGGGAGATGTTGATTTAAACGCGCCAAGATTATATTCGGATGGCTTTGTATTAAGCTTTATCGAACAAATGGCTGGAATTGGACTTACGCTTTTATCAAATAGCTTGTACACTTCTGTAAGGTCAGATATTACAGCTTATTATAAAGAATGTCTAACGGAGACAATGGAATTATTCGATATGTCAAAGGATTTATTGTTATCAAAGGGCTTATATATCAGAGCACCATACGTGGCTAAAAATAATGAAATTGAATTTGTGAAAAAACAAGCTTTTATGTGGGACGTTATTGGAGAGAAAAGACCATTAATAGCATCAGAAGTGGCTTCTCTTTATTCAAATATCCAAAGAAATGCTTTAGGAACAGCTACATTAACTGGCTTCAGCCAAGTATCTCAATCAAAAGAGGCCACAAAATTTATGCTAAGGTGTATAGAAGTTGCTAAAAAGCATATTGAATTATTTAGTGGAAAATTAAAGGAAAGCAATTTGCCTGTTGCGATGACATGGGATGCCGATATAACAACTAGTACATCATACACATTTTCGGATCGATTAATGATGTACTATACAACCGCATTAATTTCTTTGAGTGTTGGTTTTTATGGGACAAGTACTTCCGTAAGCCCCAGAATGGATTTGGGTGCAATGTATAACAGATTATCACTTGAAATCCAGAAGCTTTCAGAGGACGGGGCCAATATCATGATCAAAAACCAATGGTTAGAACAGCCTCCAATGGCTCCAAACCGTAAAGATTTGGCAAAAGATAATTGA
- a CDS encoding amidohydrolase: MRVFVNDDLMEKIISWRRDFHKYPETGFLEMRTASIVASYLDELGFDLKMGSEVMAKEYCMGKPDDGETEAHYKWALENGANKEFISYFSEGYTGIVATMETGKEGPTIAYRFDMDALDIHEEESSSHVPQREGFRSKLSNKMHACGHDAHTSIGLGLATVISENKDKLTGTIKLIFQPAEEGTRGARSMVEAKAVDEVDYFIAIHIGTGVPHGNFVAANNGFLATSKVDITFKGRASHAGGNPEEGRNALLAAASASLNIHAISNHSGGATRINVGEFHAGSGRNIIPDRAHLKVETRGENTSINEYLEEQLKSIIAGSAQMYRVDYEIETVGKGINCHCSKELASILHETAEQSPFIKESINESNVPAGSEDATYFMERVKQRGGLATYCIFGTDLAAGHHNEAFDINEETLPAAVEVLFQTVQKLVNK, translated from the coding sequence GTGCGTGTATTTGTAAATGATGATTTAATGGAAAAAATAATTAGCTGGCGACGAGATTTTCATAAATACCCTGAAACGGGCTTCTTAGAAATGAGAACGGCTTCTATTGTTGCTTCCTATCTTGATGAACTAGGCTTCGACCTTAAAATGGGGTCAGAGGTTATGGCTAAAGAATATTGCATGGGGAAACCTGATGATGGAGAAACAGAAGCACATTATAAATGGGCATTAGAAAATGGCGCAAATAAAGAGTTTATTTCCTATTTTTCGGAAGGATATACTGGTATTGTTGCTACGATGGAAACTGGAAAAGAAGGTCCAACGATTGCTTATCGTTTTGATATGGATGCATTAGATATTCATGAAGAAGAATCATCCAGCCATGTCCCTCAAAGAGAGGGTTTCCGTTCCAAGCTTTCAAATAAGATGCACGCATGCGGGCATGATGCCCATACATCAATAGGTTTAGGGTTAGCAACAGTAATATCGGAAAACAAAGATAAACTAACAGGCACGATCAAGCTGATTTTCCAGCCGGCAGAAGAAGGAACTAGAGGTGCGAGATCCATGGTGGAAGCCAAAGCAGTTGATGAGGTGGATTATTTTATTGCCATTCATATCGGAACAGGAGTACCGCATGGGAACTTCGTAGCTGCTAATAACGGATTCCTTGCTACTTCAAAGGTTGATATTACTTTTAAAGGAAGGGCTTCCCACGCTGGTGGTAATCCTGAAGAAGGACGAAATGCATTATTGGCCGCTGCATCAGCTTCCCTTAATATACATGCAATTTCCAATCATTCTGGCGGTGCTACTAGAATTAATGTGGGAGAATTTCATGCAGGCTCAGGCAGAAATATAATTCCAGATCGCGCCCATTTAAAGGTGGAAACACGAGGAGAAAACACGTCAATTAATGAATATTTAGAAGAACAGTTGAAATCCATTATTGCTGGTTCCGCTCAAATGTACCGAGTAGATTATGAAATTGAAACGGTCGGCAAAGGCATAAACTGTCACTGTTCCAAGGAACTGGCCAGCATTCTTCATGAGACTGCCGAACAATCACCATTCATTAAGGAGAGTATTAATGAATCGAATGTACCAGCAGGTTCTGAGGATGCTACGTATTTTATGGAGCGAGTGAAACAACGTGGAGGCTTAGCAACTTACTGTATCTTTGGTACAGATTTAGCAGCTGGACATCATAATGAAGCTTTTGATATTAATGAGGAAACCTTGCCAGCAGCAGTTGAGGTTTTATTCCAGACAGTGCAAAAATTAGTGAATAAATAG
- a CDS encoding M20 family metallopeptidase, producing the protein MATENFVNNYLINKSADFEKISEYIFNHPETRFQEYKSSAFLASECEREGFSVERGAGNIETAFAATYGNGSPVIGFLGEYDALSGLSQEPNKTSYEPWERNIGHGCGHNLLGTGAFAAACATKDYLEKNNLPGTVKFFGCPGEEGGSGKTFMVRDGVFDGVDIALTWHPSPANAVMSLSSLANYQVSFKFKGLTSHAANSPHLGRSALDSVELMNVGVNYLREHIIPEARIHYAVTNTGGISPNVVQADAEVLYLIRAPKIDVVDDIYKRVCKIAEGAALMTETEVEVKFEKACSNYVPNRSLEQILHNSLQTAGANSPTPEEISFAKEMWSTLTKGEQEGYLELMEGFGYNGDGSELEGKYLTESISPYQASDKILSGSTDVGDVSWIVPTAQLTAATSVLGTPLHTWQMTSQGISSFAHKGMLRAAEAMSLTAIHLLNNKEDLNNVQQEFKAFKARRPYTCPIPEHVHPSKLNTV; encoded by the coding sequence ATGGCTACAGAAAATTTTGTGAATAATTACTTAATAAATAAAAGCGCTGATTTTGAAAAAATTAGTGAATATATTTTCAATCATCCTGAAACGAGATTTCAAGAATATAAATCTTCCGCATTTCTAGCATCTGAATGTGAAAGGGAAGGTTTTTCAGTAGAACGTGGTGCAGGAAATATTGAAACAGCCTTTGCTGCTACTTATGGCAATGGATCCCCGGTTATCGGATTTTTAGGAGAATATGATGCATTATCTGGTTTAAGCCAAGAGCCAAATAAGACATCCTATGAGCCGTGGGAAAGAAATATTGGTCATGGCTGCGGTCATAATTTACTAGGAACTGGTGCATTCGCAGCAGCCTGTGCCACTAAAGATTATCTGGAAAAAAACAATTTGCCTGGAACGGTGAAATTCTTTGGATGTCCAGGCGAGGAAGGCGGTTCAGGCAAAACATTTATGGTAAGAGATGGTGTTTTTGATGGTGTTGACATTGCACTAACATGGCATCCTTCTCCAGCAAATGCAGTGATGAGCCTTTCCAGTCTAGCAAACTATCAAGTCAGCTTTAAATTTAAGGGACTAACCTCTCATGCAGCTAACTCTCCTCACTTAGGTCGAAGTGCATTAGATTCAGTTGAACTTATGAATGTTGGAGTCAACTATTTAAGAGAACATATTATACCAGAAGCAAGAATCCATTATGCAGTTACCAACACAGGTGGAATTTCACCAAATGTTGTTCAGGCAGATGCCGAAGTGTTATATCTAATCCGCGCACCGAAAATCGATGTAGTTGATGACATTTATAAACGTGTTTGTAAGATTGCTGAAGGAGCGGCATTAATGACTGAAACAGAGGTTGAAGTCAAATTTGAAAAAGCTTGCTCGAACTATGTTCCGAATCGATCACTTGAACAAATACTTCATAACAGTTTGCAAACAGCTGGAGCAAATAGTCCTACACCCGAGGAGATTTCTTTTGCTAAAGAAATGTGGTCTACATTAACCAAAGGCGAGCAAGAAGGCTATTTGGAACTTATGGAAGGCTTTGGCTATAACGGTGATGGCAGCGAACTCGAAGGAAAGTATTTAACGGAATCGATTTCTCCGTATCAAGCATCTGATAAGATCTTATCCGGTTCTACTGATGTAGGTGACGTAAGCTGGATTGTGCCAACAGCACAACTAACTGCCGCTACCTCGGTACTTGGTACACCATTACACACATGGCAAATGACAAGCCAGGGCATCAGCAGTTTTGCCCATAAAGGCATGTTAAGAGCTGCAGAGGCCATGTCATTAACTGCCATACATTTATTGAATAACAAGGAAGACTTGAATAACGTACAGCAGGAATTTAAGGCATTTAAAGCAAGGCGGCCATATACATGTCCAATTCCTGAACATGTACATCCTTCGAAGCTAAATACAGTGTAA
- a CDS encoding AbgT family transporter codes for MKNSNKTQKDGIFSKFLTGIEVLGNKLPDPFMLFALLAGIVILASYILNLLGAAVLHPGTGEELPIENLASGEGIQFMLTSMLENFTGFAPLGLVLAMMLGVGLAEKVGLLDYAIRKTILNAPRALVTYAVIFVGIMGNIASDAAMILIPPLAAMVFYKIGRHPIAGLVAGFSAAGAGFTANLLIVGTDALLSGISTEAAAIIDNSIVVTPVDNWYFNIVSVFLLTVVGALVTEKIVEPRLGKYAGEEVEKETEDDSKAGKAFRNAIIAGLVYIAILVIAIFIPNSPLTNENGGIIPSPFLDGIIPIILFFFLTIGITYGITIGNIKSGKDITKFMAESIKELSGYIVLIFAIAQFIAYFNWSNIGIWIAVNGADFLTSINFTGIWLIIGYIVLTAVLEFFITSGSAKWALEAPIFVPMFMQLGYHPAFTQAAYRVADSSMSIMTPLNPYIIIVLSFMQKYDKKAGLGTLMAFMLPYAFIFLIVWILLIMVFYFFNLPLGPGVTPFL; via the coding sequence ATGAAGAATTCAAATAAAACACAAAAAGATGGTATATTTTCCAAGTTTTTAACTGGTATTGAAGTTCTAGGCAATAAGCTTCCAGACCCTTTTATGCTCTTTGCACTTTTAGCAGGAATCGTTATTCTTGCATCCTATATACTGAATTTGTTAGGTGCAGCAGTACTTCACCCTGGTACAGGAGAGGAGCTGCCAATTGAGAATTTGGCTTCAGGTGAAGGTATACAATTTATGCTAACCTCGATGCTGGAAAACTTTACTGGATTTGCACCGCTAGGTTTAGTATTAGCGATGATGCTGGGTGTTGGACTGGCTGAGAAAGTCGGTTTGCTTGATTATGCGATCCGTAAAACGATTTTAAATGCTCCTAGAGCATTAGTTACGTATGCAGTTATTTTTGTCGGGATTATGGGGAACATTGCTTCAGATGCTGCAATGATTCTAATACCTCCTTTAGCAGCAATGGTATTTTATAAAATTGGGCGTCACCCAATTGCTGGTTTAGTAGCAGGGTTCTCAGCAGCCGGTGCTGGTTTTACTGCCAACCTGCTTATTGTTGGAACAGATGCATTACTTTCAGGAATATCAACAGAAGCTGCAGCGATTATCGATAATTCAATTGTTGTAACACCGGTAGATAACTGGTATTTTAATATTGTTTCTGTATTTTTATTAACTGTAGTGGGTGCTCTTGTTACAGAAAAAATAGTGGAACCAAGACTAGGAAAATATGCAGGGGAAGAAGTAGAAAAAGAGACAGAAGATGATTCGAAAGCTGGAAAGGCTTTTCGAAATGCGATAATTGCTGGGCTTGTGTATATTGCAATTCTAGTAATTGCTATCTTCATTCCAAATAGTCCATTGACCAATGAAAACGGTGGGATTATTCCATCCCCATTCTTAGATGGTATCATTCCAATTATTCTATTCTTTTTCTTAACAATTGGGATTACCTATGGTATTACAATAGGTAATATCAAGTCTGGGAAAGATATCACTAAATTCATGGCGGAATCGATTAAAGAATTATCTGGATATATTGTGTTAATCTTTGCTATTGCTCAATTTATTGCTTATTTCAATTGGTCCAATATTGGAATTTGGATTGCCGTAAACGGTGCAGACTTTTTAACTTCGATCAATTTTACTGGAATATGGCTAATTATCGGGTATATTGTTCTGACTGCTGTATTGGAATTCTTTATTACATCCGGTTCTGCCAAATGGGCGCTTGAAGCACCTATTTTTGTACCGATGTTTATGCAATTAGGATATCATCCAGCATTTACACAGGCTGCCTACCGTGTAGCTGACTCATCGATGAGTATTATGACACCACTTAACCCGTATATAATTATTGTCTTATCATTTATGCAAAAATATGATAAAAAAGCTGGACTCGGAACTCTAATGGCTTTTATGTTACCATACGCATTTATCTTCTTAATCGTATGGATCCTTTTAATCATGGTATTCTACTTCTTTAATTTACCATTAGGGCCAGGAGTAACACCGTTTTTATAA
- a CDS encoding nuclease-related domain-containing protein, with translation MIIRKRMKPLILRKYEILRTRLKRDFTGFQQIEREYGKYLKGYMGEVKVDYYLQFLEPMSTILQDVCLKVDGTSVQLDNIIISQHAIYIVEVKNYSGTIIFDTALNQFIRDDSRKETGFSHPIAQTELQKLKLQNWLHHHGFANIPIYTFIAISEPSTVIKVLGDTEPIAKVAVHGERIPHIILNIEKQLEHTNKFMHQKIGHAIARKCIDFDKEIIKEHGIKREDIMNGVKCTNCNMLGMKRIPKSWQCPKCNHKDQRAHYQTINEYLFLFPWITNKECKNFLQVDSRHMVSKTLKNANLTYDPTHKRWMAIRK, from the coding sequence ATGATTATTAGGAAGCGGATGAAACCTTTGATACTTCGTAAATATGAAATACTCCGCACACGCTTAAAAAGAGATTTTACTGGATTTCAACAGATTGAGAGAGAATATGGAAAATACCTGAAAGGCTACATGGGTGAGGTAAAGGTCGATTATTACCTGCAATTTCTGGAGCCAATGTCTACGATTCTCCAGGATGTCTGCTTAAAAGTCGACGGGACAAGTGTTCAGCTAGATAATATTATCATTTCGCAGCACGCAATTTATATTGTGGAAGTGAAGAACTACAGTGGCACAATTATTTTTGATACAGCACTTAACCAGTTTATTCGGGATGATAGCAGGAAGGAGACAGGATTTAGTCACCCAATTGCCCAGACAGAGCTGCAAAAACTGAAACTTCAAAACTGGCTTCATCATCACGGATTCGCCAACATTCCCATTTATACTTTCATCGCAATAAGCGAACCTTCAACCGTAATAAAAGTTCTTGGAGACACAGAGCCAATAGCTAAAGTAGCTGTCCATGGTGAACGAATTCCCCACATCATACTAAACATTGAAAAACAGCTTGAGCACACGAATAAATTCATGCATCAAAAAATTGGACATGCCATAGCAAGGAAATGCATCGATTTTGATAAGGAAATTATAAAAGAGCATGGAATTAAAAGAGAGGATATCATGAACGGTGTAAAGTGCACAAACTGTAATATGCTAGGAATGAAGCGAATCCCCAAAAGCTGGCAGTGCCCAAAATGCAATCATAAAGACCAACGCGCACATTACCAGACGATAAATGAATATTTATTCCTGTTCCCCTGGATAACAAATAAAGAATGTAAAAACTTCCTCCAAGTAGACTCCCGGCATATGGTATCCAAAACATTAAAGAACGCGAACCTAACCTACGACCCAACACATAAAAGATGGATGGCTATAAGGAAATGA
- a CDS encoding M20 family metallo-hydrolase, with translation MSIDRAWLEEKLLELNLTDRMDVPEGFSRLSFSQEEKRAHQQFINIAQELGLETHQDEAGNQWAIWKAAGDDQPNIAVGSHLDTVYSGGGYDGVAGVLTGLAAIKQLKDLKFKPEKNIAIICFVSEESARFGVSTVGSKAIAGMLDKEEIASLEDKDGVTFKQAIDSFGVDWESIEKAEVPTDKIESFLELHIEQGSILEEAGVSIGIVNGIACPVRLKVNVKGMANHTGTTPMDRRKDALVICAPLFNFVHDKALEVNKQAEVPLVATVSTVKLKPNAMNVIPGEVELGIDIRSVDDTRKRNFADDIRAYCRDLAEKHGVTVEVATLVDNDSVLLDGQIHEKIEAACQSAGLTYISMNSGAGHDVMNMAAKWPSGLLFIPCRDGLSHHPKEHTEVDDLAKGTAIIVNYLQAEAGA, from the coding sequence ATGTCTATTGATAGAGCATGGCTAGAGGAAAAACTGTTAGAACTAAACCTAACGGACAGAATGGATGTTCCAGAAGGATTTTCCCGATTAAGTTTTTCACAAGAGGAAAAACGCGCACATCAGCAATTCATCAATATTGCACAAGAACTCGGTCTGGAAACGCATCAGGATGAAGCGGGAAATCAGTGGGCCATTTGGAAAGCGGCTGGTGATGACCAACCAAATATTGCAGTAGGCTCCCATCTTGACACGGTCTATTCAGGTGGTGGATATGATGGGGTTGCAGGGGTATTGACAGGCTTAGCTGCAATAAAGCAATTGAAAGATTTAAAGTTTAAGCCTGAAAAAAATATTGCTATCATTTGTTTTGTTTCAGAGGAGTCTGCCAGATTTGGAGTTTCTACCGTTGGAAGTAAGGCTATTGCAGGTATGCTGGATAAAGAAGAAATTGCCTCATTAGAGGATAAAGATGGAGTAACGTTTAAACAAGCCATCGATTCATTTGGAGTTGACTGGGAATCAATAGAAAAGGCGGAAGTCCCAACTGATAAAATAGAAAGTTTTCTGGAATTACACATTGAACAGGGAAGTATTCTGGAAGAGGCTGGTGTATCTATTGGTATTGTTAATGGCATTGCCTGTCCCGTTCGATTGAAAGTGAATGTGAAAGGAATGGCTAACCATACAGGAACAACCCCAATGGATCGCAGGAAAGATGCGCTTGTTATATGTGCACCACTTTTCAATTTTGTGCATGATAAAGCTTTAGAAGTGAATAAACAAGCAGAAGTACCACTGGTAGCAACAGTAAGCACGGTCAAATTGAAGCCGAATGCTATGAATGTCATTCCAGGAGAAGTGGAACTAGGAATTGATATTCGCAGTGTTGATGATACACGAAAGCGAAATTTTGCAGATGATATTCGAGCTTACTGCAGAGATTTAGCAGAAAAGCATGGGGTTACTGTCGAAGTTGCTACATTAGTGGACAATGATTCGGTCTTATTGGATGGTCAGATACATGAAAAAATAGAAGCAGCTTGTCAATCTGCTGGGTTAACTTATATCTCGATGAATAGTGGAGCAGGACATGATGTCATGAATATGGCAGCCAAATGGCCTTCAGGACTTCTCTTTATTCCTTGCAGAGATGGATTGAGTCATCATCCAAAAGAACATACAGAAGTGGATGACTTAGCAAAAGGGACAGCCATCATCGTCAACTATTTGCAAGCAGAAGCAGGTGCATAA
- a CDS encoding LysM peptidoglycan-binding domain-containing protein produces the protein MANKKIVMSVTASAAIASAIFAAEEAEAASHKVKSGDSLWKIAQQYGTNVSELRSINNLSSDLIFPNQVIQTTKSSSSTGSSSTNTSKKQTSTNKSTYTVKRGDTLSGIASKHGISLSNLMKWNNLNTTLIYPGNKLAVSKSGTSTGSSTSGSSSSGSSSSSSSSVYTVKSGDTLSRIASLHGVSVSNLKKWNNLSSDLILIGQKLSINGKASSGSSSSSSSSSSSSSSSKAPSANVSYNVDKLISSAKSMSGIKYVWGGATPSGFDCSGFIYYVYKQAGMNISRTSTDGYFDRSYYVNTPQVGDLVFFSGTYRSGISHMGIYLGNNQFIHAGTSTGVTITSLDNSYWKKHFDSFKRFY, from the coding sequence TTGGCAAATAAGAAAATTGTTATGTCGGTTACTGCAAGTGCGGCGATTGCATCAGCTATTTTTGCAGCTGAAGAAGCAGAAGCAGCATCACACAAGGTTAAGAGTGGAGATTCACTATGGAAGATTGCACAGCAATATGGTACAAACGTATCTGAACTGAGATCGATTAATAATTTGTCATCAGATTTAATTTTCCCGAATCAAGTGATTCAGACTACGAAATCTTCTTCGAGCACGGGATCATCAAGTACGAATACAAGCAAAAAACAAACTTCCACAAATAAATCTACATATACAGTAAAACGAGGAGATACATTAAGCGGCATCGCCTCCAAGCATGGAATCTCACTATCTAACTTGATGAAATGGAACAACTTAAACACAACCTTAATTTACCCAGGGAATAAGCTGGCTGTAAGTAAAAGCGGAACGTCTACTGGATCATCAACTTCAGGATCAAGCTCTTCTGGGTCTAGTTCATCCAGCTCATCTTCTGTTTACACAGTTAAGTCAGGCGACACACTATCACGTATCGCTTCATTGCACGGTGTTTCAGTCAGCAACTTGAAGAAATGGAACAACTTAAGCTCTGATCTAATTTTAATCGGCCAAAAGCTAAGCATTAACGGCAAAGCATCTTCCGGATCAAGCTCAAGCAGCAGCAGTAGTTCAAGCAGTTCAAGTTCAAGCAAAGCACCATCAGCTAATGTCAGCTACAATGTAGACAAGCTTATCAGCTCAGCTAAAAGCATGAGCGGCATTAAATATGTATGGGGCGGTGCTACACCAAGCGGATTCGACTGCAGCGGCTTTATCTACTACGTATATAAACAAGCTGGAATGAACATATCTCGAACTTCTACTGATGGCTATTTCGACCGTTCCTATTACGTGAACACTCCACAAGTAGGAGACCTAGTATTCTTTTCAGGTACATATAGATCAGGTATTTCTCACATGGGAATCTATCTCGGAAACAACCAATTTATTCACGCAGGAACATCAACGGGTGTAACCATTACAAGCCTAGACAACTCATATTGGAAGAAACATTTCGATAGCTTTAAACGTTTTTACTAG
- a CDS encoding Wzz/FepE/Etk N-terminal domain-containing protein, giving the protein MEETISLKEIFEVIKKRLLLIIALMLGAALVAAIISYFVLTPTYQNSSQFLVTQSNNTDMNAQLTQADVRTNVELINTYNVIITSPAILEPVIEELNLNMNSGQLAGKLQVASADNSQVVTVTATDPDPALATEIANTTVEVFQENIPDLMNVDNVSILSEAQLSENPSPVAPNPILNIAIAIVLGAMIGVGIAFLLEYLDNTIKSEEDIEQKLGIPVLGVISHIDEKDMRMENFEAREIRSVRSGLDGAKKTI; this is encoded by the coding sequence ATGGAGGAAACGATTTCCCTCAAGGAGATTTTTGAGGTCATCAAGAAGCGTTTGTTACTGATTATTGCCTTAATGTTGGGGGCAGCACTGGTAGCGGCAATCATTAGTTATTTTGTATTAACACCAACATATCAAAACAGTTCTCAATTTCTTGTAACGCAAAGCAACAATACAGACATGAATGCACAGCTTACGCAGGCTGATGTCAGGACGAATGTAGAGTTAATTAATACATACAACGTAATAATAACAAGTCCAGCAATCCTCGAACCTGTTATAGAAGAATTGAATTTAAACATGAACAGTGGACAATTAGCGGGCAAACTTCAAGTTGCGAGTGCTGATAATTCACAGGTTGTAACCGTGACGGCGACAGATCCAGATCCAGCATTAGCAACAGAAATTGCAAATACGACAGTTGAAGTCTTTCAGGAAAATATCCCAGATTTAATGAATGTGGATAACGTCTCGATTTTATCGGAAGCACAATTATCGGAAAATCCATCTCCAGTAGCACCGAATCCAATTCTGAATATTGCAATCGCAATTGTGCTTGGTGCCATGATCGGTGTTGGAATTGCATTCCTGCTAGAATACTTAGATAACACGATTAAATCAGAAGAGGATATTGAACAGAAACTTGGAATTCCTGTGCTTGGAGTCATCTCTCATATTGATGAAAAGGATATGCGGATGGAGAATTTCGAAGCTCGTGAAATTAGATCGGTAAGGAGTGGTTTAGATGGCGCGAAAAAAACAATTTAA
- a CDS encoding amidohydrolase, with translation MKDFINQIAPQLVKWRRDFHQYPELGFMEYVTTYKLGKELERLGFQIYIGEDAMEREARLGLPSETDLKEKENEAIKYGVEKEWLDSMHGGMTGVVATWDTGKPGDHTALRFDIDALPIQETNQEYHIPNQEAFTSTEMQVMHACGHDGHMTIGLGVASYISAHHEQLNGRFTLLFQPAEEGGRGARAMTAKGWLDDVDYFYSGHIGINDMPVGTISATVKGFLSSTKFNATFKGVSSHAGMKPEAGKNALLAAAAAATNLYTIPRHSDGVTRVNVGKLLAGSGRNIIPEDAHLEVETRGETKEIGAYMHEEAIRITKAAAMMHQVECKIENVGVTESIFCDESLIPRVQEACRESVFVKEVLPVARVSGSEDASFMINRVQEKGGKATYMLFGTKLNYPHHHPAFDFQEEVLPVAVEALTKVIGRGHGNVY, from the coding sequence ATGAAAGATTTTATAAATCAAATTGCACCACAATTAGTAAAGTGGCGACGTGATTTTCATCAGTATCCGGAACTTGGCTTTATGGAATATGTAACCACCTATAAACTTGGCAAGGAATTGGAGAGGTTAGGGTTTCAGATTTATATAGGTGAGGACGCGATGGAGCGTGAAGCACGTTTGGGATTACCAAGCGAAACCGACTTAAAGGAAAAAGAAAATGAAGCAATAAAATATGGTGTGGAAAAAGAGTGGCTGGATTCAATGCATGGGGGGATGACCGGAGTTGTTGCAACATGGGATACTGGGAAACCAGGTGATCATACTGCCCTTCGATTTGATATAGATGCATTGCCAATTCAAGAAACCAATCAGGAGTATCACATTCCGAATCAAGAGGCATTTACATCCACTGAGATGCAAGTCATGCATGCTTGTGGACATGATGGACATATGACGATCGGGTTAGGAGTAGCCAGCTATATTAGCGCTCATCATGAACAGCTGAATGGCAGGTTTACATTGCTTTTCCAGCCGGCTGAAGAAGGTGGAAGAGGAGCTAGAGCAATGACTGCAAAAGGCTGGCTGGATGATGTTGATTATTTTTACAGTGGACATATCGGGATCAACGATATGCCAGTTGGAACCATTTCAGCTACTGTGAAAGGATTTCTTTCTTCTACCAAATTTAATGCAACATTTAAAGGTGTTTCCTCTCATGCAGGAATGAAGCCGGAAGCAGGGAAAAATGCGCTGCTCGCAGCCGCTGCAGCAGCAACAAATCTTTATACAATTCCAAGACATAGTGATGGTGTAACAAGGGTGAATGTTGGAAAACTTCTTGCAGGAAGTGGACGTAATATTATCCCGGAAGATGCTCATTTAGAGGTAGAAACACGTGGGGAAACAAAAGAGATTGGTGCATACATGCATGAGGAAGCCATCCGAATCACTAAGGCAGCTGCAATGATGCATCAGGTAGAATGTAAGATTGAAAATGTTGGTGTAACAGAGTCTATCTTTTGTGATGAATCATTAATTCCTCGCGTTCAAGAGGCTTGCAGGGAAAGTGTTTTTGTAAAAGAAGTTTTGCCTGTTGCAAGGGTTTCCGGATCAGAGGATGCAAGCTTTATGATTAATCGTGTTCAAGAAAAAGGCGGGAAAGCAACCTACATGCTGTTTGGTACAAAATTAAATTACCCGCATCATCACCCAGCATTTGATTTTCAGGAAGAAGTACTACCTGTGGCGGTCGAAGCTTTGACGAAGGTAATTGGAAGGGGACATGGCAATGTCTATTGA